The proteins below come from a single Flavobacterium lindanitolerans genomic window:
- a CDS encoding GAF domain-containing protein, with the protein MTFEELKPKVEDILHHKDILREDKLMQICHLLRDNIDYYDWVGFYFRNGDKEELILGPYAGEPTDHTVIPFGKGICGQVAVSNQNFVVPDVKAQDNYIACSFTVKSEIVIPLFVEGKNIGQIDIDSNVLDPFTEMDERFLEFVNAEVAKLF; encoded by the coding sequence ATGACTTTTGAAGAATTAAAACCTAAGGTTGAGGACATCCTCCACCACAAAGACATTTTAAGAGAAGACAAATTAATGCAGATTTGCCATCTCTTAAGAGACAACATTGACTATTATGACTGGGTTGGATTCTATTTCAGGAATGGTGATAAAGAAGAATTGATTTTGGGCCCTTATGCCGGCGAACCAACAGACCACACGGTTATTCCTTTCGGAAAAGGAATTTGCGGACAGGTGGCCGTTTCCAACCAAAACTTTGTAGTGCCTGATGTAAAAGCACAGGACAATTACATTGCCTGCAGCTTTACGGTAAAATCTGAAATCGTAATTCCGCTTTTTGTTGAAGGAAAAAACATAGGCCAGATTGATATCGATTCCAACGTATTGGATCCTTTTACTGAAATGGACGAACGCTTCCTTGAATTTGTAAATGCTGAAGTAGCCAAATTATTTTAG
- the xrtF gene encoding exosortase family protein XrtF translates to MKSYFVQYRPFFIFLLKFFLTYGVLMFAYQLYLNSFDAEKFETDSFTELVASQTNDVLHLFGQDTSIAPHDSQPSVKLFLNGKFIARVVEGCNAMSVMILFVAFVVAFKGRMKQTIVFVLISILVIHILNILRIALLAIALYYYPEYEHILHGVVFPLFIYGVVFGLWVLWVQKFSLHAKAS, encoded by the coding sequence TTGAAAAGCTACTTCGTCCAATACCGGCCGTTTTTTATATTTCTCCTAAAGTTTTTTCTGACTTATGGAGTGCTGATGTTTGCATATCAGTTGTATCTCAATAGTTTTGATGCTGAAAAATTTGAAACGGACAGTTTTACAGAACTTGTAGCTTCACAGACTAATGATGTACTCCATCTTTTCGGGCAGGATACTTCAATTGCTCCACATGACTCCCAGCCCTCTGTAAAACTTTTTCTTAACGGCAAATTTATAGCAAGAGTAGTGGAAGGCTGCAATGCCATGAGTGTTATGATTCTTTTCGTGGCATTTGTTGTTGCTTTTAAAGGGAGAATGAAGCAAACAATAGTGTTTGTTCTGATAAGTATTCTGGTTATCCACATATTAAATATTCTTAGAATTGCATTGCTTGCCATTGCGTTGTATTATTATCCGGAATATGAGCATATTTTGCACGGTGTTGTTTTTCCACTCTTTATTTATGGAGTAGTATTTGGTCTTTGGGTATTGTGGGTTCAAAAATTTTCATTGCATGCAAAAGCTTCTTAA
- a CDS encoding exosortase F system-associated membrane protein: MQKLLNYKKEIALSLMLVFLLALIRMFEERFYDPFLAYFRSDYMEKPFPQYDSFKLFFSLFLRYSLNSLISIAIIQVLFKDLGLSKFAGILYLVFFILLIAVFFSILSFSDQENNLLLFYVRRFLIQPLFLLLFVPAFFYQNKISKKNNNS; this comes from the coding sequence ATGCAAAAGCTTCTTAATTATAAAAAAGAAATCGCTTTATCGCTAATGCTGGTTTTTCTTCTGGCCTTAATCAGGATGTTTGAAGAGCGTTTTTACGATCCGTTTCTGGCTTATTTCAGAAGTGATTATATGGAAAAACCTTTTCCGCAGTATGATTCCTTTAAGTTGTTTTTCAGCCTTTTTTTAAGATATTCATTAAATAGTCTGATTTCAATTGCTATCATACAGGTTTTGTTTAAAGATTTAGGGTTGTCAAAATTTGCAGGTATACTATATCTGGTTTTTTTCATCCTGCTGATAGCGGTCTTTTTTTCCATTCTCAGTTTTTCCGACCAGGAAAACAACCTTTTGCTTTTTTATGTCCGAAGGTTTTTAATCCAACCGCTGTTTTTGTTGTTATTTGTTCCGGCCTTTTTTTATCAGAATAAGATTTCGAAAAAAAATAACAATTCTTAA
- a CDS encoding HYC_CC_PP family protein has translation MNLRKSTSLILALFLLVSNMGFAFNVHFCGGKVSSISAAYKTSEVCALPKKETTEKKCCAKKAEEGKKCCSDKKVELKKKSEQVVVKTFSFHSGPAVIFQDWKPEVFGKPLQAQKQENIEYYCDANAPPLFKLYSQYIFYA, from the coding sequence ATGAATTTAAGAAAAAGCACAAGTTTGATTTTAGCACTTTTCCTGTTGGTTTCCAATATGGGATTTGCTTTCAATGTGCATTTCTGTGGCGGAAAAGTTTCTTCCATTTCAGCGGCTTATAAAACTTCTGAAGTATGTGCCCTGCCTAAAAAGGAAACTACTGAAAAGAAGTGTTGTGCCAAAAAAGCAGAAGAAGGAAAAAAATGCTGCTCTGATAAGAAAGTTGAACTTAAGAAAAAATCAGAACAGGTTGTTGTAAAAACCTTTTCATTTCATTCAGGACCTGCTGTTATATTCCAGGATTGGAAACCGGAAGTTTTTGGAAAGCCACTTCAGGCTCAAAAGCAGGAAAATATTGAATACTATTGCGATGCCAATGCACCGCCCTTATTCAAGCTATATTCCCAGTATATTTTCTACGCGTGA
- a CDS encoding TonB-dependent receptor — protein MQKQFILLLCLIVSAASFSQELKGKITEGTATGQPIIGASIQWLNTQIGTTTDVNGDFSISYKPEFTKLVISYVGFSTDTITVNSPNFIHHSLVQNNELEEVTINKERKSLQKSYMKTANVTTMSSKELLKAACCNLAESFETNPSIDVNFSDALTGTKQIKMLGLTSPYLMITEENLPSVRGASQAYGLSFTPGTWVESIQITKGAGSVVNGFESISGQINTELIKPVNDIPFFLNAYGSTDSRFELNTHFNKKVSDKWSTSLFLHGNARLGKNDMNDDGFLDNPLSKQINVLNRWQYTDMEKGWVSFLNFRYMNDAKQTGEVDFDKDRDKFTTNYWGSEIKTQRYDVSAKLGYVFPDMPYQSIGFQTSFNGHDQESYFGLNRYDINQKSFYSNLIFNSIISNTLNKFATGLNFTYDKYDEFVGVPNIARDFNRIDNSVGAFFEYTYDNTTNFSLVAGARVDNHNRLGTFITPRIHARYNPWDRAVLRASAGRGKRSANIFAENQQLFASSRVFDILNTGGKIYGLDAEIAWNYGVSFMQGFTLFNRPAEVTFDFYRTDFQNQAVVDLYASPQQALFYNLDGKSFANSLQLDFNYELATHFNLRTAYKFYEIETDYLSGSAQRPLQAKHRFFGNLEYETHITDKGQQWKFDFTYNWLGKQQLPNTASNPASDRLPDYSPSFSLMNAQITRTFSSTFEVYVGGENIGNYKQDKAILGSDNPFGPNFDSSIIYAPIFGQMYYAGLRFKIK, from the coding sequence ATGCAAAAACAATTCATACTGCTGTTATGTCTTATCGTTTCTGCCGCTTCTTTTTCGCAAGAGTTGAAAGGGAAAATAACAGAAGGAACTGCTACAGGACAGCCAATCATTGGGGCCAGTATACAATGGCTCAACACCCAGATAGGTACAACTACTGATGTAAATGGAGACTTTTCCATTTCTTATAAGCCGGAATTTACAAAATTGGTGATTAGTTATGTTGGATTCTCAACAGACACGATTACTGTAAATTCTCCAAATTTTATTCACCATTCCCTTGTTCAGAATAACGAGCTGGAAGAAGTGACGATTAACAAAGAGCGAAAAAGCCTTCAGAAATCGTATATGAAAACGGCCAACGTTACTACAATGTCCAGCAAAGAATTGCTGAAAGCGGCTTGCTGTAACCTGGCAGAAAGCTTTGAGACGAATCCGTCAATCGATGTCAACTTTTCTGATGCTTTGACAGGAACAAAGCAGATTAAGATGTTAGGGTTAACAAGCCCTTATTTGATGATTACGGAAGAAAATCTTCCTTCGGTAAGAGGAGCTTCACAGGCTTATGGCCTTTCTTTTACGCCCGGAACCTGGGTGGAAAGCATCCAGATTACAAAAGGTGCGGGGTCTGTTGTTAACGGTTTTGAAAGTATTTCGGGACAGATCAATACAGAGCTTATCAAACCTGTAAACGATATTCCTTTTTTCCTGAATGCCTATGGTTCTACAGACAGCCGTTTTGAACTAAATACCCACTTCAACAAAAAGGTATCTGATAAATGGAGTACAAGTTTATTTCTTCATGGTAATGCCAGATTGGGTAAGAACGACATGAATGATGACGGATTTTTGGATAATCCGCTTTCAAAACAAATTAACGTATTGAACAGATGGCAATATACCGACATGGAAAAAGGCTGGGTAAGCTTTTTGAATTTCAGATACATGAATGATGCAAAGCAGACCGGAGAGGTTGATTTTGATAAAGACCGCGATAAATTCACGACAAATTACTGGGGTTCTGAAATCAAAACACAGCGTTATGATGTTTCCGCAAAATTGGGTTATGTTTTTCCTGATATGCCTTACCAGAGTATCGGGTTCCAGACTTCTTTCAATGGTCATGACCAGGAATCGTATTTTGGTCTGAACAGGTATGATATCAATCAGAAAAGTTTTTATTCCAACCTGATTTTTAATTCCATTATCAGCAATACGCTGAATAAGTTTGCAACCGGGTTGAATTTTACCTATGACAAATACGATGAGTTTGTGGGCGTACCAAATATTGCAAGAGATTTCAACCGAATTGATAATTCTGTTGGTGCATTTTTTGAATATACTTATGATAATACCACAAACTTCAGTTTGGTTGCTGGCGCCAGAGTTGATAATCACAACCGATTAGGAACTTTTATTACGCCAAGAATCCATGCAAGATACAATCCGTGGGATAGGGCAGTATTGAGGGCTTCTGCAGGAAGAGGAAAACGTTCTGCGAATATTTTTGCAGAGAACCAACAGCTTTTTGCCAGTTCAAGGGTTTTTGATATTCTGAATACGGGAGGCAAAATCTACGGATTGGATGCGGAAATTGCATGGAATTACGGAGTCAGCTTTATGCAGGGTTTTACGCTTTTCAACAGGCCGGCAGAAGTTACTTTTGATTTTTACAGAACTGATTTCCAAAATCAGGCTGTTGTAGATTTGTATGCTAGTCCACAACAGGCTTTGTTTTATAACCTGGACGGAAAATCATTTGCCAACAGTTTACAGCTTGATTTTAATTATGAACTGGCAACACATTTTAATTTAAGAACGGCGTATAAGTTTTATGAAATTGAAACCGATTACCTAAGCGGAAGCGCGCAAAGACCGTTACAGGCGAAACATCGTTTCTTTGGTAACTTAGAGTATGAGACACATATCACGGATAAAGGGCAGCAATGGAAATTCGATTTTACATACAATTGGCTTGGGAAACAACAGTTGCCAAATACGGCATCAAATCCTGCATCTGACAGGCTTCCGGACTATTCGCCATCTTTTTCTCTGATGAATGCCCAAATCACAAGAACTTTTTCTTCTACCTTTGAAGTGTATGTTGGTGGTGAAAACATAGGGAATTATAAACAGGATAAGGCCATTTTAGGAAGTGATAATCCGTTTGGACCAAATTTTGATAGTTCCATAATCTATGCGCCAATTTTTGGACAGATGTATTATGCAGGATTGCGATTTAAGATAAAATAA
- a CDS encoding heavy-metal-associated domain-containing protein yields the protein MKKLMIVLFVSLIGFAVQAQEKKNKNAKHTVEVKGNCEMCKKRIEKAAFSVAGVKSASWDIGDKQLHLILNEEKTSEEEVQKAIAKVGHDTEKVKATDEDYAKLHTCCAYERN from the coding sequence ATGAAAAAATTAATGATAGTGCTTTTCGTTTCCCTAATAGGATTTGCAGTACAGGCACAAGAGAAAAAGAATAAAAATGCAAAACATACCGTTGAAGTTAAAGGCAACTGCGAGATGTGTAAAAAACGAATCGAAAAAGCTGCTTTTTCAGTTGCAGGTGTAAAATCGGCCAGCTGGGATATTGGAGATAAGCAACTGCACCTTATTCTGAATGAAGAAAAAACATCCGAAGAGGAAGTGCAGAAAGCCATTGCCAAAGTGGGGCACGATACTGAAAAAGTAAAGGCGACAGATGAAGACTATGCAAAGCTTCATACTTGTTGTGCTTACGAAAGAAACTAA
- the groL gene encoding chaperonin GroEL (60 kDa chaperone family; promotes refolding of misfolded polypeptides especially under stressful conditions; forms two stacked rings of heptamers to form a barrel-shaped 14mer; ends can be capped by GroES; misfolded proteins enter the barrel where they are refolded when GroES binds) → MAKEIKFDIEARDGLRRGVDALANAVKVTLGPKGRNVIIGKSFGGPTVTKDGVSVAKEIELQDTLENMGAQMVKEVASKTNDLAGDGTTTATVLAQAIVKEGLKNVAAGANPMDLKRGIDKAVEAIVADLAKQATEVGTNTDKIKQVASISANNDDVIGELIATAFGKVGKEGVITVEEAKGTDTYVDVVEGMQFDRGYLSPYFVTNSEKMEAELENPYILLYDKKVSSLKELLPILEPVAQSGKPLLIIAEDVDGEALSTLVVNKLRGALRIAAVKAPGFGDRRKAMLEDIAILTGGTVIAEEQGYTLENATLEMLGTAKRATINKDNTTLVSGAGDIEIIKNRVNQIKSQMETTTSDYDREKLQERLAKLAGGVAVLYVGAASEVEMKEKKDRVDDALHATRAAVEEGIVAGGGVALLRAKSVLKDIKADNADEATGIQIVSRAIESPLRTIVENAGLEGSVVVAKVAEGSGDFGYNAKTDEYVDMLKAGIIDPKKVTRVALENAASVSGMILTTECALVEIKEENAGASPMGGGMPGMM, encoded by the coding sequence ATGGCAAAAGAAATAAAATTTGATATCGAAGCACGCGACGGTTTAAGACGTGGTGTTGACGCTTTAGCAAATGCAGTAAAAGTAACCCTGGGACCTAAAGGACGTAATGTAATTATAGGAAAATCATTTGGCGGACCTACTGTCACTAAAGATGGTGTTTCTGTGGCCAAAGAAATAGAACTACAAGATACGCTTGAAAATATGGGCGCCCAAATGGTTAAAGAAGTAGCTTCTAAAACCAATGACCTTGCCGGTGACGGTACTACAACCGCGACGGTTTTGGCACAGGCTATCGTAAAAGAAGGATTGAAAAACGTTGCTGCGGGTGCAAACCCAATGGACTTGAAAAGAGGTATCGATAAGGCTGTAGAAGCTATCGTAGCCGATTTGGCAAAACAAGCTACAGAAGTAGGTACAAATACAGACAAAATCAAACAGGTTGCCTCTATTTCGGCTAACAATGATGATGTAATCGGAGAATTGATTGCTACGGCATTCGGTAAAGTGGGTAAAGAAGGTGTAATTACTGTTGAAGAAGCTAAAGGAACAGACACTTATGTTGATGTAGTTGAAGGTATGCAATTTGACAGAGGTTATCTTTCTCCATATTTCGTAACGAACTCTGAAAAGATGGAAGCGGAATTGGAAAATCCTTACATCCTGCTTTACGATAAAAAAGTTTCTTCATTAAAAGAATTACTTCCAATCCTTGAGCCAGTGGCACAATCCGGAAAACCATTACTGATTATTGCAGAAGATGTTGACGGCGAAGCATTATCTACTTTGGTTGTAAACAAACTAAGAGGTGCCTTGAGAATTGCTGCTGTTAAAGCGCCTGGTTTTGGTGACAGAAGAAAAGCAATGTTAGAAGACATCGCAATCCTAACCGGAGGTACAGTCATTGCTGAAGAACAAGGCTATACTTTAGAAAATGCAACGCTTGAAATGCTTGGAACAGCAAAACGTGCTACTATCAATAAAGACAATACTACATTAGTTAGCGGAGCCGGTGACATCGAAATCATTAAAAACCGTGTCAACCAAATCAAGAGCCAGATGGAAACTACAACTTCTGACTATGACAGAGAAAAACTTCAGGAGCGTTTGGCTAAATTAGCCGGTGGTGTTGCTGTACTTTATGTTGGAGCTGCTTCAGAAGTAGAAATGAAAGAGAAAAAAGACAGAGTTGACGATGCTTTACACGCTACCCGTGCGGCAGTTGAAGAAGGAATCGTTGCTGGTGGAGGTGTTGCCCTTTTAAGAGCTAAAAGCGTTTTGAAAGACATCAAAGCTGACAATGCTGATGAAGCTACCGGAATCCAGATTGTTTCCCGCGCAATTGAATCTCCTTTGAGAACAATTGTTGAAAACGCCGGACTTGAAGGTTCTGTAGTTGTTGCCAAAGTAGCTGAAGGTTCAGGAGATTTTGGTTACAACGCTAAAACTGATGAATATGTAGACATGCTAAAAGCAGGAATCATCGACCCTAAAAAAGTAACCCGTGTTGCTTTGGAAAATGCAGCTTCTGTTTCAGGAATGATTCTGACTACAGAATGCGCTTTGGTTGAAATCAAAGAAGAAAATGCCGGAGCAAGCCCAATGGGTGGCGGCATGCCGGGAATGATGTAA
- a CDS encoding four helix bundle protein, translated as MRDFKKYDIWQSSHSFTLEVYKMTSQFPKEETYNLISQIRRASSSIPTNISEGGGRNSDKEFNQFLNIALGSANETEYLLILSRDLHYINTEIALDFLDKINSIKSKIYNLKQKLISPTA; from the coding sequence ATGAGAGATTTTAAAAAGTATGACATCTGGCAATCAAGTCATTCTTTCACCTTAGAAGTTTATAAAATGACTTCCCAATTTCCGAAAGAAGAAACTTATAATTTGATAAGCCAAATCCGAAGGGCTTCCTCTTCTATTCCAACTAATATCAGTGAAGGTGGTGGAAGAAACAGTGATAAAGAATTCAATCAATTTCTCAACATCGCATTGGGATCAGCTAATGAAACAGAATATCTTTTGATCTTGTCCAGAGATTTGCATTATATCAATACTGAAATTGCATTAGACTTTCTTGATAAAATCAATTCTATAAAAAGCAAAATATACAATTTAAAACAAAAATTAATTTCACCAACGGCCTAA
- a CDS encoding co-chaperone GroES, translated as MALNIKPLADRVLVEPAAAETKTASGIFIPDTAKEKPQKGTVVAVGNGTKDHNMTVKVGDSVLYGKYAGTELKLEGKDYLIMREDDILAII; from the coding sequence ATGGCTTTAAACATTAAACCTCTTGCAGACCGTGTATTGGTTGAACCGGCAGCAGCAGAAACAAAAACTGCTTCTGGAATTTTTATCCCTGACACAGCAAAAGAAAAACCTCAAAAAGGAACCGTTGTAGCTGTAGGAAACGGAACAAAAGACCACAATATGACCGTGAAAGTCGGTGATTCTGTACTTTACGGAAAATATGCCGGAACAGAATTAAAATTAGAAGGTAAAGACTACCTGATTATGAGAGAAGATGATATTCTTGCAATAATTTAA
- the secG gene encoding preprotein translocase subunit SecG, with the protein MSTFTIFLVLITIVCFLLVVVIMVQNPKGGGLSSTLGGGGQMGGVQKTTDFLDKSTWTLAGLLIVLILLSSLSFTGTFGGNTLKTIDPKAAPAPKTAAAPAKTNAAETPATAQPAATAQDTAK; encoded by the coding sequence ATGAGCACATTTACAATTTTTTTGGTTTTAATCACAATCGTTTGTTTTCTACTAGTCGTAGTTATTATGGTACAAAACCCTAAAGGTGGCGGTTTGTCATCTACACTAGGCGGTGGCGGACAAATGGGTGGAGTTCAGAAAACTACTGATTTCTTAGACAAAAGTACCTGGACACTAGCCGGATTGTTAATTGTTTTGATTTTATTGTCTAGTTTGAGCTTCACAGGAACTTTTGGTGGCAATACATTAAAAACAATCGACCCAAAAGCGGCTCCGGCTCCAAAAACGGCTGCGGCTCCGGCAAAAACCAATGCAGCAGAAACTCCAGCTACAGCGCAACCAGCAGCTACAGCACAGGACACAGCAAAATAA
- a CDS encoding tetratricopeptide repeat protein, whose protein sequence is MNLTEFTTLLSHPNAVSERQVSALDKIVEEFPYFQSARALRLKGLYNQDSFKYNGELKVTAAHTTDRSVLFEYITSENFMAINKAFFAEKEARINAIKVHEIEILNPEKKEEPVKIDPLEQSILTSIREASASKPQQAEEEKAIEIPQQETKPEISEESIEEKLEIGKPLEFSRGEKHSFQEWLQLSTFKPIQREQAPIESEKTANTEEISEIDSEKKKKLEIIDRFIEANPKISPVKNTTPISLISERNSQDNSYLMTETLAKVYLEQKKYQKAIQAYEILILKYPEKSHFFADRILDIKTLQQNNNN, encoded by the coding sequence TTGAACCTTACAGAATTTACAACTTTACTAAGCCACCCAAATGCCGTCAGTGAAAGACAGGTATCTGCTTTGGATAAAATAGTCGAAGAATTTCCCTATTTCCAAAGTGCAAGGGCTTTGCGCTTAAAAGGATTGTACAATCAGGACAGTTTTAAATACAATGGCGAATTAAAAGTCACTGCGGCACATACAACAGACAGGAGCGTATTGTTTGAATACATCACCTCGGAAAATTTCATGGCCATCAACAAAGCTTTTTTTGCAGAAAAGGAAGCCCGAATCAATGCCATTAAAGTTCATGAGATTGAGATTCTGAATCCGGAGAAAAAAGAGGAGCCTGTAAAAATCGACCCTCTTGAACAATCTATTCTGACTTCAATACGCGAAGCTTCTGCCTCAAAACCGCAGCAGGCTGAAGAAGAAAAAGCTATAGAAATTCCGCAGCAAGAAACAAAGCCGGAAATCTCGGAAGAAAGCATAGAAGAAAAACTGGAAATTGGGAAACCATTGGAATTTTCACGTGGAGAGAAACATTCTTTTCAGGAATGGCTTCAATTATCGACTTTTAAGCCAATCCAGAGAGAACAAGCCCCAATTGAATCTGAAAAAACAGCTAATACGGAAGAAATTTCAGAAATAGATTCAGAAAAAAAGAAAAAATTAGAAATAATTGACCGGTTTATCGAAGCCAATCCAAAAATTTCTCCTGTTAAAAACACTACTCCTATTTCATTGATTTCTGAGCGGAACTCCCAAGATAATTCATATCTGATGACAGAAACCCTGGCAAAAGTTTATCTCGAACAAAAGAAATATCAAAAAGCAATTCAAGCTTATGAAATATTAATTTTGAAATATCCAGAAAAAAGTCATTTCTTTGCAGACCGAATTTTGGATATTAAGACATTACAACAAAATAACAATAATTAA
- a CDS encoding LptE family protein gives MKYIKYIILPVLFLAFNGCSVYNFTGAKPINAKTFQVNYFQNNADLIEPGIERKFTQDLQNLIQNQTNLSLTNSGGELVYEGEIVDYRVSPMTATADQRAAQNRLTISVNVRFTNKNKEEDDFEKRFSFFYDFPGTSQLVGSQLTTALDVIFERITQDIFNESLAKW, from the coding sequence ATGAAATACATTAAATACATCATCCTTCCGGTCTTATTCCTTGCCTTCAATGGCTGCTCTGTATATAATTTTACAGGAGCGAAACCCATTAACGCCAAGACCTTCCAGGTTAATTATTTTCAGAATAATGCCGACCTTATCGAACCCGGAATTGAACGTAAATTTACTCAGGATTTGCAAAACCTGATTCAAAACCAAACGAATCTCAGCCTGACAAATTCAGGAGGCGAATTGGTTTATGAAGGCGAAATTGTAGATTACAGAGTTTCTCCAATGACTGCCACGGCCGACCAAAGAGCTGCCCAAAACCGCTTGACAATCTCTGTAAACGTACGTTTTACAAATAAGAATAAAGAAGAAGATGATTTTGAAAAAAGATTTTCTTTCTTCTATGATTTCCCTGGAACCAGCCAGCTTGTAGGGTCACAACTAACCACTGCATTGGACGTAATTTTTGAAAGGATTACGCAGGACATCTTTAACGAATCATTAGCCAAGTGGTAA
- a CDS encoding sigma-54 interaction domain-containing protein, translating into MESVQAIKQRFEIIGNDPKLNRAIEKAIQVAPTDISVLVAGESGVGKESIPKIIHSLSHRKHGKYIAVNCGAIPEGTIDSELFGHEKGAFTGATSTREGYFEVADGGTIFLDEVGELPLTTQVRLLRVLENGEFIKVGSSQVQKTDVRIVAATNVNMFDAIEKGKFREDLYYRLSTVDITLPPLRERKDDIHLLFRKFAADFAHKYKMPPIKLDDNAVHFLLQFRWSGNIRQLRNVAEQISVLETNRDISAATLQSYLPSEGSQLPSVIKDKKSESDFSNEREILYKVLFDMKSDLNDLKKLTLELMQNGNTKVQENNKNLIQKIYGSNPSDSEIAFEEQPSVALITKPKAEEHFEENDDNFTFAETVEEEEILKLEEKEIELIKKSLEKNKGKRKAAADELGISERTLYRKIKQFDL; encoded by the coding sequence ATGGAATCAGTTCAAGCCATAAAACAACGATTTGAGATTATCGGGAATGACCCGAAACTGAATCGTGCAATAGAAAAAGCAATTCAGGTTGCACCAACAGACATTTCCGTCTTAGTGGCAGGAGAAAGTGGTGTCGGAAAAGAAAGCATTCCTAAAATCATCCACTCGCTTTCACACAGAAAGCATGGAAAATATATAGCCGTAAACTGCGGTGCGATTCCGGAAGGAACTATTGACAGTGAATTATTTGGCCACGAAAAAGGTGCTTTTACCGGAGCAACTTCAACCCGCGAAGGCTATTTTGAAGTCGCTGACGGAGGTACTATTTTCTTAGATGAAGTTGGTGAACTTCCTTTAACCACACAGGTACGTCTGTTACGTGTTTTGGAAAACGGAGAATTTATAAAAGTAGGTTCCTCTCAAGTCCAAAAAACAGATGTAAGGATTGTGGCGGCTACCAATGTTAATATGTTTGATGCCATCGAAAAAGGAAAATTCAGGGAAGACCTTTATTACAGATTAAGTACTGTCGATATTACGCTTCCGCCTTTAAGAGAAAGAAAAGATGATATCCACCTGCTGTTCCGGAAATTTGCAGCCGATTTTGCACACAAATATAAAATGCCTCCAATCAAGCTTGATGACAATGCAGTCCATTTCTTGTTGCAGTTCCGTTGGAGCGGTAACATCCGTCAGCTTCGAAACGTGGCAGAGCAGATTTCTGTTTTGGAAACCAACAGGGATATTTCGGCGGCAACATTACAATCTTACCTTCCATCAGAAGGCAGTCAGTTACCGTCTGTAATCAAGGACAAAAAAAGCGAAAGTGATTTCAGTAACGAAAGGGAGATTTTATACAAAGTGCTTTTTGATATGAAAAGCGACCTGAATGACCTGAAAAAACTGACATTGGAATTGATGCAGAATGGAAATACAAAAGTTCAGGAAAACAACAAAAACCTGATTCAGAAAATTTACGGAAGCAACCCTTCAGACAGCGAAATTGCTTTTGAAGAACAGCCAAGTGTGGCCCTAATCACAAAGCCAAAAGCGGAAGAACATTTTGAAGAAAACGATGACAATTTCACATTTGCTGAAACCGTTGAAGAAGAAGAAATCCTGAAACTGGAAGAAAAGGAAATCGAACTTATCAAAAAATCATTGGAAAAAAACAAAGGAAAAAGAAAGGCAGCGGCAGATGAGCTTGGAATTTCCGAAAGGACACTATACCGAAAAATAAAGCAATTTGATTTGTAA